The Candidatus Polarisedimenticolaceae bacterium genome window below encodes:
- a CDS encoding YdeI/OmpD-associated family protein — MTAAPPKYFATPQAFRKWLARNAANAPELLVGFHKVKSGKPSMTWSESVDEALCFGWIDGVRKSLGKDAYTIRFSKRRPGSIWSAINIAKAKALDKEGRMAEAGLAAFAKRTARKSVVYSYEQKGMAVLTVAERRLFKSNAAAWTHFEGTPPGYRKVIMHWITTAKREETREKRLARLIDASERGKRLF, encoded by the coding sequence GTGACCGCGGCCCCGCCGAAGTACTTCGCGACGCCGCAGGCGTTCCGCAAATGGCTCGCACGAAACGCCGCGAACGCCCCCGAGCTCCTCGTCGGCTTCCACAAGGTCAAAAGCGGGAAACCCTCGATGACGTGGTCCGAGTCGGTCGACGAAGCGCTCTGCTTCGGCTGGATCGACGGTGTGAGGAAGTCGCTCGGCAAGGACGCCTACACGATCCGCTTCTCGAAGCGGCGCCCCGGCTCGATCTGGAGCGCCATCAACATCGCGAAGGCGAAGGCGCTGGACAAGGAAGGCCGCATGGCCGAAGCCGGCCTCGCCGCCTTCGCGAAGCGCACCGCCCGCAAGTCGGTCGTGTACTCGTACGAACAGAAGGGAATGGCCGTCCTGACCGTCGCGGAGCGCCGCCTCTTCAAGAGCAACGCCGCCGCGTGGACGCATTTCGAAGGAACGCCGCCCGGCTATCGCAAGGTGATCATGCACTGGATCACAACAGCCAAGCGGGAAGAGACGCGCGAGAAGCGCCTCGCCCGCCTCATCGACGCGAGCGAGCGGGGGAAGCGGCTGTTCTGA